Within Cucumis melo cultivar AY chromosome 4, USDA_Cmelo_AY_1.0, whole genome shotgun sequence, the genomic segment CATGTGTTCTGTGTTATTGGTTAAATTTCTCCGCccatgtgttctgtattcttgCACCTATGTGTTCTGTGTTATTGGTTAAATTTCTCCGGCCATGTTACAATTTTGTTATAATTGTCTTAtgtcttctctgtattcttaccaattttgttacaattgttgtatttttttacaattcttcTATTCTTAGCTCTCTGTACAATTGTTGTAtgtcttctctgtattcttttgttacatattatttccttaaaaattttgttacatttcttctattcttatctCTCTGTATTGTTAGATTGTTCTATTATTTTCATAGTGTATTCTTATCTCTCTGTATTGTTGTCATGTCTTTATTGCTTTAAccttccagtgttgtctcttccatctgtttttattgtatggttttgacttcacatttgcttacaaaatttattacaatccTTCTATTATTATCTCTCTGTATTGTTACATTGTTCATTTACTTTCATACTGTATTggtcttcctttctgtccagtgttgtctcttcttcctttctatccagtgttgtctcttccatctcTTTTTAGTGTATGGTTTTGGTGTAGGTTTCAATATATAGCCTTTGACTCTTTGGacttgccccatctttcccctatatattACCACGTTTCCTCTTTTGATTCACTGCATTCTTGTCCCTCTTTGTATCCTCTCTGTGGTTCTAACTTATCTTTTGTaagttctctttttctttttctctgtttGCTGATTCTTCATTACTGTTAGCATGTATGTTGTAATTTCCCTTTTAGGTTGGTGTCCTTTTCTGTTATGTTTTTGTGATATGTTTTGTATACCTTTCTGTCCTTTATTTTGTTATCTAtaactatgatggaattccattcattattttgaatggaatcaaaactctgaggctactaaattaaaaataaacttattcTTTCGGTTTCCCGATTCAATCTTCATTTGGAGTAACATTTTTCGTCATaaaaggtatgtatatgtattttttttcatacGTTCTATATTGTGTGTTATGTACAAATAATAATCATCTTATTGtcttatgtaggacgttgcGACGAACGAGTTGGAAAATATTTGTAGGCTTTTAATGGCCGTTTGTAGGCTTttaatggaaaatacaaaaccgaagaggtactcttgtaatggccgtttgtaggctttcgataatgtattttatttttatttatttttttcgattttgtataattttataattaacattttgtttCGGTTTATAATACGTATATAGAACATtcggtttaattttgttacatattgtatcctattaattttctgtttttttttctatatagtaataacaattttttttctattcggtttaatttttttctatatagtaataacattttttttctattcggtttaatttttttctatatagtaataacaattttttttctattcagtttaatttttttctatatgcAATTAATAATAGTGTTTTTTCAATATCATTACAATATGATAATAAAGGGGATTTGAATATCATAAATcggtttaaatttgagtaatgCATATCAAAAACTCCATATGAACAACCCTTCCCTAATAGTGGTTTTTTAATATCATCATAAATTGAAATATGAACAATTTCTTAGTAATAGTGTTTTTTCAAAATCATCACAACTTttgatattaattaaattatatcaaGGGAATACACATTTCATAAACTTGTTGAATATCTCtttaataaacttttttaataagtacttcaaacttcttcaaacttcttcatAAACTTCTTCAATAACTACTATTCTtcggttttttaaaaaaaagaaacttcttcaaacttcttcGATATGTACTTGTTCAAACTTATTCAAACTTCTTCataaactttatttttcttttttcttatatttttcttttcttttaaccttttctatgttttgtttaaattcttttttttattttcaaccaattttatttctattcttaaaatacttattttagaactaaaatacattgtaaaatttgttgaaaataaaataaaattataagtcAAAATTCCAAATTACAAATTCCAAACTATTGTTCGGTTCTTAAAAAAATAGTCTTAAAAATTAGGGgtgttttaagaaaaaaaaaacacaaaggaAAATTAGTTAAAAGGAATTGAGTTGAAAAATATTAGGAAAATAGGATAAACATCCATTTGcaacttatttaaatttatgtatcattttcaatgttctcgtcactcataatcttttttttttttttgttctatgtttatggTTTTACTAAATACggatattactaagtttacagatcttttcacaatatatcgatattgtactaatttaattaatacatgttttttagggaactttacatacattgtaatggatgaacaaacacttattggagtcctaactgcattcacgttggcccaacgtcagattttactaacgttggagctattaatgaacaacaataagcgtctctcacatacaccgcccgatacacgccatagaattagggagTTTGCTTACTTttgcatgatacacgagtcagatcttgtgtgtcggcaaAGCACGCAGATGAataggcgaacattcgcaattctatgccgTTTACCTAGAAATGTGGCTGGTCTTTCTTCAACTGAAATTATCGATGTTGAcgaaatggtagcaatgttcttgcacgtcctcgctcatgacgtgaagaaccgcaTCATCCAACGGGAATTTGTACGgtccggtgagacagtatctcgacatttcaacatcgtattgttggctgttcttcgactgtacgaggagttgataaagagacctgttCTGGTAACAAGTAACTAtaatgatcaacgttggaagtgtttcgaggtgggcatcaTAGAAGTTGACTATAATTCACCTTTACGTACATCGCACTTAATTCAACGTGTTTGTTTCAACCTGCAGAACtgccttggcgcgttagacgggacgtacataaaggtcaacgtccccgcaggagatcggcctacattcagaacgcgtaagggggaaattgccacaaacgttctgagggtctgtgacacgaaaggggatttcgtttatgtcctctCCGGTTGGGAAGAATCCGCAACAGACTCGCGGATCCTACGTGATGCGATTTCACAAGAAAATGGACTataagtgccaaagggtatatcttctttataataaaacaccgtcgcttcctacttacctatttaaagttcataaacaaaccatttaataacaggatattattatctgtgcgatgcgggatatccaaacgcggaggggtttctcgccccgtacagaggccagcagtaccatttgcaagagtgaagtggtgctgcaaatgcgccaacaaatgcaaaggagtacttcaactTGAAGCACTTCTCCGCAAGGAATGTTATTGAGCGCGAGTTCGGTGTTCTcaagggtcgttgggccattcttcgtggaaagtcgtactatcccctgcaagtccagtgtcgcaccattctagcatgtgccttgcttcacaatttgatcaacagggaaatgacatattgcgacgacgaggacgagggggactccacgtacgcgacgaccaccgcttcagaagacactcagtacattgagacaacaaacgagtggtctcagtggcgcgaTGACCTAGCCGAATCGATGTTCACCGAATGGCAGTTGCGTAACGCTTAGCTAAGACAAATTTACATAACAAGTTTTCGATGACTTCGTCACAATTCTATCGTGTCTAACATGTACTGTAAAAACTAATATGGGTTGTTGCATATGAATTGTACACGTGCCATAATTTGTATCAtgcctattttattttggagtttaatggtgaaattacttacgtactccatgtattttttctaatttctcattctcagtatgtcaacctcaaatcatgccccgagacatgtttggacgaaggagaaggaggggactcttgtggaatgtttaatggagctagtgtcaatgggagatggaaatcagataatggtacgTTCCGTCCAGGATACCTTGCAcagttggtacgcatgatggcggagaaactacctggatgtcaggtacgagcaacaactgtaattgattgtaggatCAAAACACTGAAGCGAACATTCCAGGCCATTGCCGAAATGCGGGGCccagcgtgcagtggctttgggtggaacgatgaagagaaatgtatcattgcagagaaggaattatttgataattgggttagggtatggaatataatttaaacgtcacacaacgttcacaatgtacatttagttaacaatttttcaatCAGTACTCAtacgtgattttttttttttgcccgcagtcgcatcctgcagcgaagggactcctgaataaaccattcccgtattacgacgaacttacatatgtattcggtcgcgatagggcgaccggtcggttcgctgagacattcgcggacgtggggtctaacgagcctggtggcggatatgacagatttgatatgggggatggaaacgaggacttcCCGCCCGTTACAGCCAGGGAATTGACCTCTCGCAGGACGATGTATgtgcatcccgaccttctcgcgcttcagagggtaggactggatcaagtggatcgaagaggaagaggggaagtcagcgagacttcgagcttgaagcgatacatctggcgctcgaccaaacaaacgagcaactcaggcagattgcggagtggccagcacgcaaccttgcaaatgacaaccacgtgcgcacggaatttttccgcatattgcgtgagatgccagaacttacgagtttggatagggcgttattgcaaaggcatcttttgtctcgtatggacgaccttcggggtttcgtactcatgcctgaggatgagagggagggattttgtagagtcctcctacgagacatagagagatagtttatgtttctACTGACCTGGGTTGCTTATTATTTCCTTACGTTTTTTTTCTGTATGATGTTGACTATTTATGCATTTCCTATTGTCAAGAACTTATTTTCCTCCTtggtaatgtttattttaaattaagaaaaatagtcacaattttccaaaagcgttataacggctatttatataggtttaaaattggatgacttcgctatcgccaattagaaatattcaataatttttttatctttttaaaaaattaattgtaataaatttctCACAATATGTccacaaatttattttaatttgggcaactgtatgtgttaatttaataacattacacatacaacaaataaaataggagaataagacggattcgagggtttcgtaaaaaagtatgcaataatttttttatgatatttacaatttaatttaaaaatattatactacataaaaaattaattaacccaacccatttaacaatttccccaaataaaatttatcacaacatccacataaacctacccacctaacccttcccccaaacacattttatcataaaattcccataaaactacccacttaacccttccccaaacacattttatcatagaATCCCCATTAAACTatccacctaacccttccctcaaacacatcttatcataaaactacatttttaaacctttttcccaaacaagggttatgataaaactaggtttaacttagcactagttttatcttaacactaactcttccctaaatcaacccctccccaaacgcaccctaaagTCTAGAGGGGTGTAAAttgtttaaaagataaatattgaatttaaatttagatataattgaaacaaaatggaaaaaaaaaatgcatggTTTTGAAGTATTGATGTGGATGAAAGTATCAAGGTTTCATTTTATGGAACCATCGATGAAAAATATCCATCAGTATTGGAAAACTTTACGGAGGTGATAGGAATTGTtacaataaaattttaattataatgatCATTTTTAATCACCGTTTCTACCAAGTAACACTAATTTTGGatttatattttattgaaaATCTATGTACAAATATgaataagagagaaaaaatggaaaaataattataaaataatataaattttgaaaaacattttgagttctatgaaaatttaattaaataaggttaaattaaataagtgtatgtcttttttttttcttttaagaaattGTGGTTTTCTTTTGATTCAATTTTTACGGGAAGAAAAGTTTTAGATTGAAATAATGTAGCTCAAAATTCAGAAAAGATAGAAACACGAAGGCCgtgtaaataaaaataatgtatCACGTTAATTCGTAGATTATgacaaaatatgaaaataatttgTCTTCACTTGAAGACTTTGAACatgagaaatttatatttttaatcgTTATAAAGTGAAATATTATTTCTCGATCCTATTTTATTATACAAACTCAATTACATCATTTTATTTACAATTTATCATagatgaaaatagaaaaaatgctgaaaatatttttaaatacagTCTATCAGTAATAGATATTATTAGACGGAGAGAGATGTCTATTAACGTTTGTGGTTTGCGGATAGACATTTGTAATTTTATATCATTTGAAAAAGTGCCTACTAACTTTATATACATTTCATATGCTATTTTTCCTCTATTAGGTTTCTAAATGCTAATCGTGGGCCGGGCCTAAAGATGTGCAGCCCAACACGTAGCCCTCCCAATAAAGTATGCCTATGCTTATGCTCTTTGCAAATAGTGGGATTTATTTTGAAGAAACTTATTGAAACATCAATTTGCTTATGCAATAAAGTTTAGATTTCttcttcaaaaatataatataaaatctcAACTTTATGTGTCTGTTGGTTACTTTTATAATATAATTGTGCCCTTCATGATCAATTTGATAATTATGGTTTTAAAACTCACATTTTCAACTCTATAATTTGGTAATATCTTCCCagattttcttctttcttttccttgttGCTCCTGGAAATTGACATCCTCCTTTTGTAGAACCAATATCATTTTGAGAGATAATAATGAGATCattcaaactaaattaaaacaaataaacacaaggaaaacaataattaaaatgtgattgatgatatacttttttgttaaaaaggaatatcaaaaacaattcttgaaataacttatttcttcttttttttttatcgaaaaTTACGAACATAAGATACAATATTAATTACCACATTTTTATATTCACAACCGCATATTTagaattttgaattcaaattttaatattttaaattagaacCAAACACGTTTCCAGTTTTTTTTCTACTAAATTTTTTGTTATCTAAAACAAATTTTGAATCACAAACCAAACGAAACCTAATCTCAATTTGCAAGAAAACCAAAACAAGAGATGGGGAGAAAAATACACGAATTACACACATATGGtgtttttattttgaatataagGTGAATGCATGTGTCCCATGAGAATGGAAAAGTTATGGTCAAAATGTTGAATAATTAGGGCGTTGGTTACTATTGAGGGTTGAAAAGTAGTATTAGTGAGAATTGAGATAGGTTTAATGAATTAGTagaaaatgcatgaaagagagagagagagagagagaagcatATGTTGCACGACGAGGAAGTCAGGAAAACAGAAACTAAAACTACAAATTCAAATTGATTTATGGTTAGAGGGAAGATTCCTCACTTCACACAACAACAACTCTTGAGGCCTAACTTTGAAAATTATAACCATACCCTAAACCCCCTCTTTCTCTCCCAACCTAATTTGAGCAACAAAACAAATTCATTTGTTTTCAAACATTACTTCATCTATCTAATTTCCATACAAATTTATTCCGACACTGTTTATCCCAACAATATTCAAATTTGTCGGGAAATTTTTAGAAATCCatacattttttatatatattatgtcGAACCATAATTTATACATATGACGACGTAAATAAGATCGGGCTAAGTTTTATTGGACTATTTATTGTGACTAAAATAAAGTGAAACCTCAGCATATAAATAATGCATTTTAACCATTATTGAAAATGACAAaacaattgaaaatatttatataatatagcaaaatttcatattatatcaataataaatactaataaACTTTTATCAATGCCACGATATTAgtctatcaatattttaaatattttggcTCATTGTgttgtatttgaaaatatctcAAGGCTAATCTATTATGTTTAACCATTTGATTAAGATGTTGTTGCATATTCTAGATCCGAAACAAAATTTTTGCATGTATGTAGAGCAATATATCTACACTTACATTAGACTATTTGTTAGAATTTAAAACGGATAcaaatgcattaaaaaaaaaccattaggttaaattaaaattttgatttctataGTTTTGAGAAAGTTAGAGTTTAATTCTTATGATTTTAAAACTTAGAACTTAGTCTCTATGCTTTGATAAAGCATCGTAAATAATCCTCTTAGTTTGATAAAATTCACATAAATAATTCTTATCGTAAAAACtatttaagaagattttatcaAACCATAAACCATTAAGACTAAATTAATACCACATTTGCAATTTTAACCAAAACATTGAGGAATGAGGTCAGTCAATCTAATCTAAATCCTCACAAATATCTCATACTAAATATCAACAAGTGATATGGACAAACCAAACTTATAGAAATCAAATTAATACTAAACATAAACAGTTAATTTTAGCTGACAATAAAAGTCCAACTGAGTGCAATTTCCAATCTTAGATTTGACCACTTGGAAATTGAGACCACCCATCCTCCATCTCAagcatatttatatatatatatatgtgtatctTCTAATTCATCTCATTTCGTTGCCAATTTCATTACTAAGTGTGAGAGAGATGAATCCCACAAACTATGCTTCTTATACTCTTATGCCCTTCCTTATATGCTTTGTTCATGCAATTATCGTCAGCACATTTGTGACTGTGAGTGAGAGTTCATATTCCACTTCTTATGAAGATCATCACTTCATGAGACGCGTCGACAACTATCGATACAATACCCTCTCTTCTGCAGCTCCCTCTCGACCTCCTCTCACGGTAACTCTTCATCTCTATTATTTCTATATATTGCGACACAATATTATTAGAGTTGGCATCGATTGGATTTGGATTGGAATTGTCTAACCATGTGATGAACAAACCATGAAGGCAATGTCGGGGTCACGTGTTTATCACGTGGTTGCCTATGGAGCTGATCCCACCGGAGAATCTGACAGCACTGAGGCAATAGAGAAAGCCATTTCCGATGCATTTGAGTATCCCACAGATGGTCATTTGATGAAAGGCATTTTAGACCTTGGAGGTTCTCAACTTCACCTTGATGGAGGGACTTACAAGATAAGCCGTCCCTTGCGCTTACCGGACACATCTGCCGGCAACTTCATGGTATCTCTTATATAATACTAAGATACGTGAATTACTCCTCTTATCATCAATTGGTTTTTAAATAGATTACACATCTGGAACAGATACATGGAGGATCATTACGTGCATCGGAATCTTTTCCAAGCAATGGCCATCTTATAGAATTAAGGCCTTCATCACCTTCTGTGATGTATGAATATATCACACTCAAGGATCTAATGTTAAACTGCAATTTCAGAGGAGGTGGGATAGCCATTATCAACTCATTGAGAACTACAGTAGATAACTGTTACGTATCACACTTCACGAGCGAGGGAATAGTAATTGAAGGTGGGCATGAAAGCTACATACGAAACTCCTTCATAGGGCAACACATAAATGTCGGTGGAGACCGAGGGGAAAAGGATTTCTCAGGGATTGGAGTGAAAATAATGGGAAACGACAATTTGTTGAGAGACATAGTGATATATTCAGCAGAGATTGGAGTGATGGTATTGGGACAAGCAAATGTGATAATGGGAGTGCATTGTTACAACAAGGCGAGGGCATTGGGTGGGGTAGGAATTTATGTGAAGGAACCTGGTTTTACACAAACAAGGATAGTGAATTGCTACTTGGATTACACAGGAGTGGTGGTGGAGGATCCAGTTCAAGTGCATATAACAGGATGTTTCTTCTTAGGGAATGCATTGGTTGTATTGAAATCGATAGGGGGAGTAATAAGCGGATTGAATATCGTGGATAACATGTTCTCCGGAGATTATACAGGGGTGAGAATAGTTGAGTTGGATGAATCCAAGACTCCCTTCACTAGAATTGATCAAGTGGTGGTAGATAGAAATAATGTACGTGGGATGGTGGTTAAATCGACGGTAGGAAGAGGATCGACGAGGGCGAATGGAACGACTTGGACAGTTGATTTCTCAAGCCTATTGTTGTTTCCTAACCTCATAAAAAATGTAGTGTATTCATTGGAGATGGAGCAAAGTGAGGGTCAAGGTCAGATTCAAGTACTTCCAAACCATGTTTTAACTAATCTAACTCACAACAGAGTAACTGTCAGGTCCAATTTAGCAATAGCAGCAACATTACATGTTCAAGTACACCAAACAACCTATGCCTTATGATACATACTTTTGTTGATTAGCTTGCTTGCCTCACATTAAGATTGAACTGAAACCTTAATTCACTGTTTGTTGGTTCATCCATTGATGTATAGACACTAGTAATTTAAAAGAAACATCTTCAATGTATTCATTTATTGTTGATATTATAAGGCAAATTTCGAGAGTTTTAGTTCGATTTTAGTTCACAATCTGGTTGGAGTAATTATAAAAAAGTTTCTAAAGGATACAATCTTAAGATTTTTACAAAAAAGAATGGTTTTGGTCCATTCTGTTTAGCTTGGGGATTGAAATCAGTTCTTCAATTGGTATAACAATATATCCttttgttcccttaagaacgaATACCACAAAATTTTAGGTTCCCTTTTTCTTGATTCAATAGAAAATCAGAAAGATGCATGAACTTATTGTCTAAAAGGAAACACAGGACAACATATTAAGTGAGAATGAATTAAATAACACACACTCAAAGAGACCACACTTTCATAAAGTCACTCATACATGCTCACCTCAGCTTTAGCTTGAGCCAATTACTAGCATAGGGGCTTTGATGTGAGAAATTTCACACTGCACTGACCTTTTTCTTTGGTTTCAAAGAAATTTAGAAATAATAAGTTCACTGATTTCCTGAAGAGAACTACttgcagttttttttttttatcagaGTTCAAACTAGAAAGATCTGAAGCAATGCAAAGCAGTATTGTTCAATCTATAGCCAAAAGAATGTGTTCTGTCAGATAAAAACCTTTGTAAACCTAACAGTAAAGACCAGGAACTAAAATCAACTAATTAGAGTAAAGCTCAATCTGAAAGGAACGGTTTAAACAATCTTTTTCGTAAATAATTAACTACAAGAACAAGGATAAAAAGCGAAGAATATAGACTTCAAAGAAGGTGATATACTCTCAAAATTACACAACTTAGCTCAGTAGATTAGAGGCTTATCATTCATATCAACTATTAATGTAGGAAGTTGCCTAATCAATTTCAAGTGGCATGTGTTAGCTGTTCCTAACACACATTTCTATCATTTATTGGGTTCGTTTTACATGTAAAAAGTTTTGTTTCATATGAACTAGGTAAAATTGAAAGAAGAAAGGCACTAACTGGTTTCAACAAAAGTTATTTCTCGGCCTTAACATTTTCAACTACTTATATATCAACTCATCTCACGATCGAACCACTTATATCATAAAGACCGAAAGTTCTAACTCTAGATTTTGTAAACCAAATAAAACCAATTCTAAACTTCAAAAATCAAAAGTTAAATTCACTTAATCTTCTGTATGAGAAggtaaaaaaatcaataaaaatggCCACACCTTTTGATTTAATCACGAGAGAAGGTATTACAAATTTTGCATCTAATTTCATTTGTATTTAAATAGCGTTGGGTTGAGAATAACCCATACATCTTATAGGCTCAATACTCCACAACAAACCCTAATCATACCAGAAGTTTCACTTCTCAAAAAATGCAAAAATGTTGTGCTAAACATGTTTTCAAGGTAGTTGCTTTTATGACACACCAAAATAATCAATTACTCCTTAAACTTTTAATATTTAATGGcctaatatttaataaatttttaaattttttatttcgtGGAGTTACACGATTAGAAAACTGTCAATACTTAacttttttgaaatatttgacCATTCTAATAAAAACTGTCGATCAAAAATCTCGACACGTAAAAAATGTCAACTAATCTCATATACTTAACGTTTATAAACTATCAAGTATACTTTTACTTAACGCTTAAAAACCGTAAAAAAATCTCTTATTCTTGACAAACattgaaaagcgtcaagtaaactaATACTTGACTGTTaaaagtgtcaagtaaacctatTTTTTTGCagtaattaaaagataaaaaatttagaaaagtgTCAAAGATGCTTTCGAtcaataatttttataatttaaaaatctATTGAATATAACGCTTAAAAACTCTTTTTTTGATACGATTTAAAGTTTAGAATCTTGTGTATTAGATGTGTGTCCGAAAAGTTGATGAGAAAGATAATGTCACCAAAAAGGCAAAACACAACCTTTAAATAGTTGGGACAATCTTAGACAAGAATCAACGAATAtaataaactatatatatatatatatatatatatatattaaccaTGAACACTAAATTCAAAACatattatatttgattattCTGAGTGACACCAACATGTCAAAACATTAGAgataaaatcaattttaatttacaGGTTTTACTTTTATGAATCATACTTTATTAAATTAATGTAAAAGTAGATATGGAGAATTTTGCAATCTTGATTTTATAatgtttaataattatatgaaaTTGACAGGCAGTGGTTAACAATATCTTACATTGCCTTTGTTTACCATTTCTATACGATTCTATATAGCTATGAGTTGGGACTATCAAACGATGAAAATGACCTCTCCTAATCACTAGATTATTGAGTTACCAAAACAAATGTTAAATTATAAAGGACAAAATAatacaaatttcaaattatatatattatttttttatatagatAAAAAGTTTAATCCATTATACTATCTTTAAAAATgttcaaataataaaattctACTCGATAAATTTGATCATCATAATTAAGAGAAATATATAATTTCATCTTATCgcttaaaataatataattaatatttttttaatgtagAGATTATCTATGATGATTTTGGGTTTTATAAAAGCtatatgttatattttaaaactatatagaGATCGGTTTTGTAATTGACCTAAAAAATATCTTTAACTCTACCTATAAATatgattctttttttcttaagaaaaaaaaatcataaaa encodes:
- the LOC103487092 gene encoding polygalacturonase QRT3-like; translation: MNPTNYASYTLMPFLICFVHAIIVSTFVTVSESSYSTSYEDHHFMRRVDNYRYNTLSSAAPSRPPLTAMSGSRVYHVVAYGADPTGESDSTEAIEKAISDAFEYPTDGHLMKGILDLGGSQLHLDGGTYKISRPLRLPDTSAGNFMIHGGSLRASESFPSNGHLIELRPSSPSVMYEYITLKDLMLNCNFRGGGIAIINSLRTTVDNCYVSHFTSEGIVIEGGHESYIRNSFIGQHINVGGDRGEKDFSGIGVKIMGNDNLLRDIVIYSAEIGVMVLGQANVIMGVHCYNKARALGGVGIYVKEPGFTQTRIVNCYLDYTGVVVEDPVQVHITGCFFLGNALVVLKSIGGVISGLNIVDNMFSGDYTGVRIVELDESKTPFTRIDQVVVDRNNVRGMVVKSTVGRGSTRANGTTWTVDFSSLLLFPNLIKNVVYSLEMEQSEGQGQIQVLPNHVLTNLTHNRVTVRSNLAIAATLHVQVHQTTYAL